A single Kryptolebias marmoratus isolate JLee-2015 linkage group LG16, ASM164957v2, whole genome shotgun sequence DNA region contains:
- the col6a4a gene encoding collagen alpha-6(VI) chain isoform X1 yields MEGRRALLLCLVVAACFRGNAAQTTVCTQEAVADIVFMVDGSWSIGNENFEQIRRFLNTLVNSFDIGPDHVQIGLVQYSTHSQTEFQLHTFQNKEDILANIKSLPYIGGGTNTGQGLDFMLKTHFVKGAGSRAQQNVPQIAVVITDGKSQDDVEPHAEQLRRRGIVLYAIGIKDADEFELKLIANKPHSQHVFSVSDFTALQGISQNIVQTLCTTVEEAKRQVLQLSPECAKATEADIVFLVDGSSSIGITNFQEVRQFLRNVTLSLDIGPNKVRVGLAQYSDEPHQEFLLKDHLDTQSLLAAIDKFPYRTGGTETGKAIEFLRTQYFTEAAGSRANQRVPQIAVIITDGDSADKVEVPAQQLRHQGVIVFAIGVGQAIMQELESIANRPPERFLFTIDNYQALQRLTEGLLKVVCISVEDQKQALAERFADIFFLVDGGLSQAQFQGVRTVLTRLANQLNIGASAYRLGLAQYSQQVRVEFLLNKHQTKEQTQAAVKAFRTLRLSPSDPRNLGAALEYASTNFFTQEAGGRAAQGYRQFLVVLSGKDSDDPVFKQARLMKSVGVTVVGMSLGASLTELQVIATAPHFYQFNSTATLLLKNIFETEEPEIYLTGDCRAAKLADIVFIVDESGSIGVPNFQLVRTFLHSIINGLDVGLSRVRVGIVQYNTEPTTQVYLNTFINKTDLLNFVKILPYQGGGTNTGAALNFTREYVFIKDKGSRKDKGVQQVAVVITDGKSQDSVSKAAADLRRTGVTVYSVGVQNASESELQQIASHPPQKHMFQVGSFTELKALQQSLQKTLCYDLIHQTFSIATRKTGIKEGCVQTNEADIFFLIDHSGSIHPSDFQDMKKFILEFIDTLRIGPQHIRLGIVKYADSPNLEFDLTDYKDSQTLAKAVEAIKQLGGGTMTGKALSEMSPLFKKAVETRGHKVPEYLVVITDGESSDEVKAPAESLRKQGVTVYAIGVENAVIKELEEISGDPKRTFFVNNFDALNPIKDDIISDICTTDVCKDLPGDLMFLIDSSGSIYAKDYDKMKEFMKSVVRKSFIGKNDVHIGVMQFSTEQKVEFPLSRYFTKDEMLAGINGMQQMGGGTLTGQAIAEVSQYFDPARGGRPDLRQRLIVITDGEAQDEVKGPAEDLRAKGVVVYAIGVVDANTTQLLEISGSPDRMYAERDFDALKDLERQVSLELCDPKRDCKKTEQADIIFLVDGSRSISETQFKSMQKFMQAIVNQTTVGKDLTRFGVILFSDDTESVFTLNRYSSRQEVLKAISALKPQLENTYTGKALKYCLQFFNAEHGGRAELKVPQILMVITDGEATDPHSLEEPSVALRTKGINVFGIGVAGANETELDIMTGHDKSKVFFVDDFKALETLYKNITQELCNYTKPVCEKQQADLVFLIDQSGSIDQGDYAIMKNFTTELVRSFKVSKDLVRVGLAQFSNIFQDEFYLNKFDTEKEVSDHIQSMRQLGGGTRIGVALDSIKEYFEASRGSRTSAGISQNLVLITDGDSEDDVEDQAFYLRSLGIEIFAIGIGDVHDLELLQITGDPRRLFTVKNFNSLEAIKQRVVDTICKSKPVQDPSDCSIDIAFGFDISRRRASSGEVLTSGQNKLQVFLPEIAQYLSSVPKLCCTNTPVKTKLAYLVVSRDGRVLYDPDFDGYSEDVLKKVMTLNLQESTYFNSAMLKSFQEMFKSKSTAGVKIAVIFSDGLDEDVITLEDESEGLRQSGVSALLVVALEGVRDAAQLQMVEFGRGFGYKLPLSIGMSSVGSTILKQIDGVSDRECCNVMCKCSGHEGVRGFRGLPGSKGRAGQKGYPGFPGEEGSAGDRGRPGPAGPPGVQGCSGLRGLKGNRGLRGNRGEDGEDGLDGVDGEQGATGPDGARGEPGSPGNPGIPGIRGEAGLRGQRGLRGDPGEPGSDDTSPGPRGEQGNPGLPGPPGQDGLPGRSGIDGNPGPDGRRGPPGEKGPNGTPGSAGLPGLPGASGPQGSRGGRGQQGPPGMPGLPGPQGPPGLIGESGQVGRRGATGQKGQPGDPGAQGAAGPQGARGMPGQDGRDGFGPPGPKGAKGDPGFPGYPGLMGEDGLQGPKGLPGRKGNQGRGGNSGLMGESGVFGDPGYPGHRGLRGPPGVLSMTECQLVTYIRDNCACSVDRSECPAYPTELVLGLDMSEGVSPVAFERQRAALLALLEDVSIAESNCPTGARVAVVGFSAHTKYLIRFQDYRRKSQLVEAVQNIALEKTSNKRHLGAAMRFVGQNVFKRVRAGTLMRKVAVFFSSGASEDVDDIVTAVMEYRAQNIIPAVISLTQANNIRTALELDDSGKSIFTVLTRPQNLAADLRKVKNCAICYDPCRRTEACSFIQDLVLPQQVDMDLVMVLDGSREMQTDEFVGAQQLLGSVVDQLAVSPQPRRARTGARVAVVQQKMVGFNLQTYQNQTQMKKYLIQNMQQHGGSSELGQTLVYTLQEIFQKAVQPRNKKVLFTVVGTETAFSDRVNLHYISQKAKCEGVVLFVVTVGDRYNRTQVEELASQPVQQHLVHVKRLKSGDQSYVQRFFRVFLSALKKGINEYPPPSLKRTCDKLSNQGQGPGQGQGQGQGIGTIKPFRPGFPGQDVARDEEGQTFQEHTGQQTQVDIMETLIAGDSLRPARCQLEADSGTGCTDFVQMWFFDPNIAACSPFWFGGCDGNANCFNTEHECFQTCGVPSAGGTLQTELTASASADACLLQQDSGSCQDYSMKWFFDTVQKECTRFWYGGCGGNNNRFETQEECEKMCVMKSR; encoded by the exons AATGTGCCAAAGCCACCGAGGCCGACATCGTTTTCCTGGTCGATGGCTCATCCAGCATCGGCATCACTAACTTTCAGGAAGTTAGGCAGTTTCTGCGAAATGTCACCTTAAGCCTTGACATCGGTCCAAACAAAGTCCGGGTTGGCTTGGCTCAGTACAGTGATGAACCCCACCAAGAGTTCCTGCTGAAGGACCATTTGGACACCCAGTCTCTGTTGGCTGCAATTGACAAGTTTCCCTACCGGACAGGAGGCACAGAAACAGGCAAAGCTATAGAGTTCCTGCGCACGCAGTATTTCACAGAGGCGGCGGGGAGTCGGGCCAATCAGCGAGTGCCACAGATTGCCGTGATCATCACAGACGGGGACTCCGCAGATAAAGTCGAGGTGCCGGCCCAGCAACTGCGACATCAGGGGGTCATCGTCTTTGCCATCGGGGTGGGACAGGCCATCATGCAGGAGCTAGAGTCAATCGCCAACCGGCCTCCAGAGCGCTTCCTGTTCACCATTGACAACTACCAGGCCCTGCAGAGGCTGACGGAGGGTCTGCTGAAGGTAGTCTGCATCTCTGTGGAGGACCAGAAACAAG ctttgGCAGaaaggtttgcagacattttcttCCTTGTGGATGGTGGTCTTTCACAAGCTCAGTTCCAGGGGGTCAGAACCGTCCTCACCCGGCTGGCCAATCAGCTCAACATTGGCGCTTCTGCGTACCGACTCGGTTTGGCCCAGTACAGTCAGCAGGTGCGGGTGGAGTTTCTGCTCAATAAGCACCAAACTAAGGAGCAGACCCAGGCTGCTGTCAAAGCTTTCCGGACTCTTCGACTTTCACCCTCCGATCCACGGAACCTGGGCGCTGCCTTGGAGTACGCCAGCACTAACTTCTTCACCCAGGAGGCCGGAGGCCGAGCAGCCCAAGGTTACCGACAGTTCCTGGTTGTTCTGAGTGGAAAAGACTCTGATGATCCTGTGTTTAAACAAGCCCGTCTGATGAAGTCAGTAGGAGTAACAGTGGTGGGCATGAGTCTCGGTGCGTCGCTGACTGAACTACAGGTGATAGCCACCGCGCCGCACTTTTACCAGTTCAACAGCACCGCAACGCTTCTGCTCAAGAATATCTTTGAAACTGAGGAACCAGAGATCTATCTAAccggag ACTGCAGAGCTGCCAAACTGGCTGACATTGTGTTCATCGTTGATGAGTCTGGAAGCATTGGAGTCCCCAACTTCCAGCTGGTCCGGACCTTCCTGCACTCGATCATCAACGGCCTGGATGTCGGTTTATCCAGGGTCCGAGTGGGTATTGTCCAGTACAACACAGAACCAACGACACAGGTCTACCTGAACACCTTCATCAACAAAACCGACCTGCTGAACTTCGTCAAAATCCTTCCTTACCAAGGAGGAGGCACAAACACCGGAGCAGCCCTGAATTTTACCCGCGAGTACGTCTTCATCAAGGACAAAGGAAGCAGGAAGGATAAGGgtgtccagcaggtggcggtggTGATCACAGACGGAAAGTCTCAGGACAGCGTgagcaaagcagcagctgaccTTCGTCGTACAGGCGTCACCGTTTACTCGGTGGGAGTTCAAAATGCCAGCGagtcagagctgcagcagataGCCTCTCATCCTCCACAAAAACATATGTTCCAGGTGGGCAGCTTCacagaactgaaagctctgcagCAGAGCCTGCAGAAAACTCTCTGCTACGACCTCATACATCAAACGTTCTCCATTGCTACAAGAAAAACTGGCATCAAAGAAG gTTGCGTACAAACAAACGAAGCAGACATCTTCTTCCTCATTGACCACTCAGGAAGCATCCACCCATCAGATTTCCAGGACATGAAGAAGTTCATTCTTGAGTTTATCGACACCTTGCGTATTGGACCACAACACATCCGCTTGGGGAttgtaaaatatgcagattCACCCAACCTGGAGTTCGATCTGACGGACTACAAAGATTCTCAGACTCTGGCGAAAGCTGTGGAGGCAATCAAACAGTTAGGAGGAGGGACAATGACTGGAAAAGCTCTGAGTGAAATGAGTCCTCTGTTCAAAAAAGCTGTGGAAACTCGGGGCCACAAAGTTCCAGAGTATCTGGTGGTCATCACTGATGGGGAGTCCTCCGACGAGGTCAAGGCTCCTGCAGAGTCTCTACGGAAACAGGGTGTCACCGTCTACGCCATCGGTGTGGAGAATGCTGTTATAAAGGAGCTGGAGGAAATCTCTGGTGACCCCAAGAGGACTTTCTTTGTCAACAACTTTGATGCCCTAAACCCGATCAAGGACGACATAATCTCAGACATCTGTACGACAGATG TTTGCAAAGACCTACCAGGCGACCTCATGTTCTTGATTGACAGCTCTGGGAGCATTTATGCAAAGGACTACGACAAAATGAAAGAGTTCATGAAGTCTGTCGTCAGAAAGTCCTTCATCGGGAAGAACGATGTCCACATTGGTGTCATGCAGTTCAGCACAGAGCAGAAGGTTGAGTTCCCCCTCAGCCGCTACTTCACCAAAGATGAAATGTTGGCAGGCATCAACGGCATGCAGCAGATGGGCGGAGGAACGCTGACGGGCCAAGCAATCGCAGAAGTGTCTCAGTACTTTGACCCAGCCAGAGGAGGACGTCCAGATCTACGACAGAGGCTTATAGTGATTACTGACGGCGAGGCTCAAGACGAAGTCAAAGGTCCCGCCGAGGACCTGAGGGCCAAGGGGGTTGTGGTCTACGCCATTGGAGTGGTAGATGCTAACACCACCCAGCTGCTGGAGATCAGTGGATCACCTGACAGGATGTACGCTGAGAGGGACTTTGACGCTTTGAAGGACCTGGAGAGACAGGTGTCCTTGGAACTCTGTGATCCAAAGAGAG ACTGTAAGAAGACAGAACAAGCAGACATCATCTTCCTGGTGGACGGTTCCCGCAGCATATCCGAGACCCAGTTCAAGAGCATGCAGAAGTTCATGCAGGCCATAGTGAACCAAACCACCGTTGGCAAAGACCTGACCCGCTTCGGAGTCATTCTCTTCTCCGACGACACCGAGTCTGTCTTCACTCTGAACAGATACAGCAGCAGACAGGAGGTTCTGAAAGCTATATCAGCCCTAAAGCCCCAGCTTGAAAATACCTACACTGGAAAGGCTCTGAAGTACTGTCTCCAGTTCTTTAACGCTGAGCATGGAGGTCGGGCAGAGCTTAAAGTGCCCCAGATCCTCATGGTGATCACAGACGGAGAGGCCACCGACCCTCACAGTCTGGAGGAGCCGTCGGTGGCGCTGAGGACCAAAGGAATCAACGTCTTCGGTATCGGAGTGGCAGGAGCCAATGAGACAGAGCTGGACATCATGACTGGTCATGACAAATCCAAGGTTTTCTTCGTAGACGACTTCAAGGCTTTGGAAACTCTCTACAAGAACATCACTCAGGAACTCTGCAACTACACCAAGCCAG TCTGTGAAAAGCAGCAGGCCGACCTGGTTTTCCTCATCGATCAGTCCGGCAGCATCGACCAGGGCGACTACGCCATCATGAAGAACTTCACCACTGAGCTGGTGAGAAGCTTTAAGGTCAGCAAGGACTTGGTGCGCGTTGGACTCGCCCAGTTCAGCAACATCTTTCAGGATGAGTTTTACCTGAACAAGTTCGACACGGAGAAGGAGGTGTCCGACCACATCCAGAGCATGAGGCAGCTGGGAGgagggaccaggattggagtCGCCTTGGACTCCATCAAGGAATATTTTGAGGCTTCGCGCGGCAGCCGCACATCTGCAGGAATCTCCCAGAATCTGGTTCTGATCACTGACGGAGACTCTGAAGATGATGTGGAAGATCAGGCTTTTTATCTTCGATCTCTGGGGATCGAGATATTTGCCATCGGCATCGGAGACGTCCACGActtggagctgctgcagatcaCCGGCGATCCGAGGAGGCTGTTCACCGTGAAGAACTTCAACAGCCTGGAGGCCATCAAACAGAGGGTGGTCGACACCATCTGCAAGTCCAAACCTGTCCAGGATCCATCTG ACTGCAGCATCGACATCGCCTTCGGGTTTGATATCTCCCGAAGACGAGCCTCTTCCGGGGAGGTGCTCACCAGCGGTCAGAACAAGCTGCAGGTCTTCCTCCCTGAGATCGCCCAGTACCTGTCTTCAGTACCGAAACTGTGCTGCACCAACACACCTGTCAAGACCAAGCTGGCCTACCTTGTGGTGAGCCGCGACGGGCGCGTCCTGTACGACCCGGACTTCGATGGCTACAGCGAGGACGTGCTGAAGAAGGTCATGACCCTGAATTTACAGGAGTCCACGTACTTCAACTCAGCAATGCTGAAATCCTTCCAGGAGATGTTCAAGTCCAAGTCCACAGCGGGTGTGAAG ATTGCGGTGATTTTCTCTGACGGACTCGATGAAGATGTGATAACTCTGGAGGATGAATCTGAGGGTCTGCGACAGTCCG GAGTCAGCGCTCTGCTTGTCGTGGCTCTGGAAGGAGTCAGAGACGCCGCTCAGCTGCAGATGGTCGAGTTCGGCCGAGGGTTCGGATACAAACTTCCTCTGAGCATCGGCATGTCGAGCGTCGGCAGCACCATCCTCAAACAGATT GATGGCGTGTCGGACAGAGAGTGCTGCAACGTCATGTGTAAATGTTCGGGACACGAAGGCGTCCGAGGCTTCCGGGGCCTcccggggtcaaag gGCCGGGCGGGACAGAAGGGTTACCCCGGGTTCCCAGGAGAGGAAGGCAGCGCT GGAGACAGGGGCCGTCCTGGACCCGCCGGACCTCCAGGTGTCCAAGGCTGTTCTGGACTCAGAGGACTGAAG GGGAACCGAGGCCTGCGGGGGAACAGG GGAGAAGATGGAGAGGACGGACTGGATGGAGTCGATGGAGAACAG ggaGCGACGGGTCCAGATGGAGCTCGAGGAGAACCAGGAAGCCCGGGAAACCCA GGTATCCCAGGAATCAGAGGGGAGGCGGGTCTGAGAGGACAGCGAGGCCTGAGAGGAGATCCG GGAGAACCCGGGTCCGATGACACCAGCCCAGGACCCCGAGGAGAACAAGGAAACCCAGGTTTACCG GGGCCACCAGGACAGGACGGGCTTCCAGGACGGAGCGGCATCGATGGAAACCCG ggTCCAGACGGAAGACGAGGTCCTCCCGGAGAGAAG GGCCCGAACGGAACGCCCGGTTCTGCAGGACTGCCAGGCCTCCCAGGAGCTTCAGGTCCTCAG GGTTCCAGAGGGGGCAGAGGTCAACAAGGACCACCAGGAATGCCGGGCCTTCCTGGACCTCAG GGACCACCAGGACTAATTGGAGAATCGGGACAAGTTGGACGCCGCGGTGCGACTGGACAGAAG GGCCAACCAGGAGATCCGGGCGCTCAGGGCGCTGCAGGACCGCAGGGGGCCAGAGGAATGCCA GGTCAGGACGGCAGAGACGGTTTTGGACCTCCAGGACCCAAAGGTGCAAAG GGAGATCCTGGTTTCCCTGGTTACCCGGGTCTGATG GGGGAGGACGGTCTGCAGGGACCCAAAGGACTACCAGGACGTAAAGGGAACCAAGGTCGAGGG GGTAACTCGGGCCTGATGGGAGAGTCAGGAGTCTTTGGAGATCCAGGATATCCAGGACACAGA gGTCTTCGAGGTCCTCCTGGAGTCCTGAGCATGACA GAGTGTCAGCTGGTCACCTACATCAGAGACAACTGTG CTTGTTCTGTGG ATCGCTCCGAGTGCCCGGCGTACCCCACGGAGCTGGTCTTGGGCCTGGACATGTCTGAGGGTGTGAGCCCAGTCGCCTTCGAGAGGCAGCGCGCCGCCCTCCTCGCTCTGCTGGAGGACGTCAGCATCGCCGAGAGCAACTGTCCGACGGGCGCTCGGGTCGCCGTGGTGGGATTCAGCGCCCACACCAAATACCTGATCCGCTTCCAGGACTACCGCCGCAAGTCCCAGCTGGTAGAAGCCGTGCAGAACATTGCACTTGAGAAGACGTCCAACAAGCGGCACCTGGGCGCCGCCATGCGCTTCGTGGGTCAGAACGTCTTCAAACGTGTGCGAGCTGGAACGCTGATGAGGAAGGTGGCAGTTTTCTTTTCTAGCGGAGCTTCGGAGGATGTTGATGACATCGTAACCGCCGTTATGGAGTACCGGGCCCAGAACATCATCCCAGCAGTCATCTCTCTGACGCAGGCCAACAATATCCGCACAGCTCTGGAG CTCGATGACTCCGGTAAGTCCATCTTCACGGTGCTGACGAGACCCCAGAACCTGGCTGCGGACCTGAGGAAGGTCAAGAACTGTGCCATCTGCTACG ACCCGTGCAGGCGCACCGAGGCCTGCTCCTTCATCCAGGACCTGGTGCTACCTCAGCAGGTGGACATGGACCTGGTCATGGTTCTGGACGGATCAAGGGAGATGCAAACGGACGAATTTGTCGGCGCTCAGCAGCTGCTGGGTTCTGTGGTGGACCAGCTGGCCGTGAGTCCTCAGCCCCGCCGGGCCAGAACTGGGGCCCGAGTGGCTGTGGTCCAACAGAAGATGGTGGGGTTCAACCTGCAGACCTACCAGAACCAGACCCAGATGAAGAAGTATCTGATCCAGAACATGCAGCAGCATGGCGGCTCCTCGGAGCTGGGACAGACCCTGGTCTACACCCTGCAGGAGATTTTCCAAAAGGCTGTCCAGCCGCGCAACAAGAAGGTTCTGTTCACCGTGGTGGGTACTGAGACGGCCTTCTCCGACCGGGTCAACCTGCACTACATCTCCCAGAAGGCCAAGTGTGAGGGCGTGGTTCTGTTTGTGGTGACAGTTGGAGACCGCTACAATCGGACGCAGGTGGAGGAGCTGGCCAGCCAGCCGGTCCAGCAGCACCTGGTCCACGTAAAGCGGCTGAAGTCTGGCGATCAGAGCTACGTGCAGCGCTTCTTCAGAGTCTTCCTCTCCGCCCTGAAGA AGGGAATAAACGAGTATCCACCTCCTTCTCTGAAACGGACCTGTGACAAGCTGAGCAACCAGGGACAAGGACCGGGACAAGGACAGGGACAAGGACAGGGAATTGGGACAATCAAACCCTTCAG GCCCGGTTTTCCAGGCCAGGACGTCGCCAGAGACGAGGAGGGGCAGACGTTTCAGGAGCACACAGGACAGCAGACTCAGGTGGACATCATGGAGACCCTGATCGCAGGAGACAGCCTGAGACCCG CCCGGTGTCAGCTGGAGGCTGATTCTGGTACCGGGTGTACCGACTTTGTCCAGATGTGGTTCTTTGACCCGAACATCGCTGCATGCTCTCCCTTCTGGTTTGGTGGCTGCGACGGCAACGCTAACTGCTTTAACACGGAACATGAATGTTTCCAGACATGTGGCGTCCCGA GTGCCGGCGGGACGCTGCAGACGGAACTCACTGCCTCGGCCTCTGCAG ATGCCTGTCTCCTCCAGCAGGACTCCGGCAGCTGCCAGGATTACTCCATGAAGTGGTTCTTCGACACGGTTCAGAAGGAATGCACTCGCTTCTGGTACGGCGGCTGCGGCGGCAACAACAACCGCTTCGAGACACAGGAGGAGTGTGAGAAGATGTGTGTGATGAAGAgtcgatga